One part of the Flavobacterium johnsoniae UW101 genome encodes these proteins:
- a CDS encoding RNA polymerase sigma factor, whose product MIDEKEFIQQLLDPKTQNTAFQKLISDYQKPLYSHIRNIVLNHDDTDDVLQNTFVKVFQYLKNFKGESKLFSWMYRIATNEALTFLNQKAKLKGITSEDLQNKTIDNLKSDVYFDGDEIQIKLQKAIVTLPEKQQLVFKMKYFEELKYEEIAEILGTSVGALKASYHHAVKKIELYVTSN is encoded by the coding sequence TTGATCGACGAGAAGGAATTTATACAACAATTATTAGATCCTAAAACGCAGAACACAGCGTTTCAAAAACTTATATCTGATTATCAAAAACCTTTGTATTCTCATATTCGAAACATTGTTTTGAATCATGATGATACAGATGATGTTTTGCAGAATACTTTCGTAAAGGTATTTCAGTACTTAAAAAACTTTAAGGGAGAAAGTAAACTTTTCTCGTGGATGTATCGAATTGCAACAAACGAAGCGTTGACTTTTTTAAATCAAAAAGCAAAATTAAAAGGCATAACTTCTGAAGATTTACAAAATAAAACTATCGACAATTTAAAGTCTGATGTTTATTTTGACGGCGATGAAATCCAGATCAAACTTCAAAAAGCAATTGTTACACTGCCCGAAAAGCAGCAATTGGTTTTTAAAATGAAATATTTCGAAGAATTAAAATACGAAGAAATCGCAGAAATTTTAGGAACGTCAGTTGGCGCCTTAAAAGCATCTTACCACCATGCGGTAAAAAAAATTGAATTATATGTTACGTCAAATTAA
- a CDS encoding WD40/YVTN/BNR-like repeat-containing protein translates to MKKLILFCGLFVLLMSFTSFNYNSKKAFYGGFTSMTIDTLFNDRISIRAIVIDKNKVWYGGDNSRFGFYDLDKKEKFEEHIYRDTLKLEFRSIAQTSKDIFLLSVANPALLYSVSKKDHKVKLVYKEVNPKVFYDSMQFWNDKEGIAIGDPTEDTFSVIVTRDGGETWTKLLSDKLPTNAVGEAAFAASNTNIVIKGNDTWLVSGGKKARVFYSPDKAKTWKVVETPIVQGKQMTGIFTADFYDSKQGFIAGGDYDKPNSKINNKAFTKDGGKTWELIGQEMGFGYASCVQYVPGGNGREIICVGSEGIQYSQNGGENWTQLSTDSKFFTIRFVNRNTAIAAGYNKVVRLNFK, encoded by the coding sequence ATGAAAAAACTGATTTTATTTTGTGGTCTTTTTGTTTTGTTAATGTCTTTTACTTCATTTAATTACAATAGTAAAAAAGCATTTTACGGCGGATTTACCTCTATGACAATTGATACTTTGTTTAATGATAGAATTAGTATAAGAGCAATTGTAATAGACAAAAATAAAGTTTGGTATGGCGGAGATAACTCTCGTTTTGGATTTTATGATTTAGATAAAAAAGAAAAATTTGAAGAGCACATTTACCGTGATACGCTTAAATTAGAATTTAGAAGCATTGCACAAACTTCTAAAGATATTTTTTTGCTGAGTGTCGCAAATCCTGCACTCCTATATTCTGTTTCCAAAAAAGATCATAAAGTTAAATTGGTTTATAAAGAAGTTAACCCAAAGGTGTTTTACGACAGTATGCAGTTTTGGAACGATAAGGAAGGAATTGCTATTGGCGATCCAACAGAAGATACTTTTTCAGTAATTGTAACTCGCGATGGGGGTGAAACCTGGACAAAATTATTGTCAGATAAACTGCCGACTAATGCAGTCGGTGAAGCCGCTTTTGCTGCAAGTAATACCAATATAGTGATAAAAGGAAACGATACCTGGCTGGTTTCGGGCGGAAAAAAAGCACGTGTTTTTTATTCTCCTGATAAAGCAAAAACATGGAAAGTGGTTGAAACTCCAATTGTTCAGGGCAAACAAATGACTGGTATTTTTACAGCAGATTTTTACGATTCTAAGCAGGGATTTATTGCAGGAGGAGATTACGATAAACCAAATAGTAAAATTAATAATAAAGCTTTTACTAAAGACGGCGGAAAAACCTGGGAGCTGATAGGGCAGGAAATGGGCTTTGGTTACGCATCATGTGTGCAGTATGTTCCGGGAGGAAATGGAAGAGAAATCATTTGCGTAGGTTCTGAGGGGATACAATATTCTCAAAATGGAGGAGAAAACTGGACACAGCTTTCTACTGATTCAAAGTTTTTTACGATTCGTTTCGTAAATAGAAATACTGCAATTGCAGCCGGATATAACAAAGTTGTCCGTCTTAACTTTAAATAA
- a CDS encoding SRPBCC family protein — MKILKYLFLLLLLSLVALTVFVATQKGIFSVERSKVINSPKAAVYNYVNDFRNYEDFESWAVEDPTLQFTFPNKTSGNGGSFYWSGEEGTGNAVTLKTKDGESIEQKMKYDGTEADVTWTFKDTLAGKTKVTWKAKGTMSFLFKVYAALNGGSDKVIGTIYEKSLANIDKNLDYETKTYAVQVNGVVKKTETPYIKQTFTSEIPKINKNARIVIPKLIHFSETNGLSTSGKPFIIYHTYDTAKGLAKISICLPINKEISISSGSDILSGKLNAFDAVKTTLKGDYSHTNEAIAKTTAYINNEKIIPELSWSHLEVLEASRLDVKSPSKLITDIYFPIKPKVVPAAVTTPDYSTETGTETAPAKPAVQKPVTQKPAAPAAATPAAKPEEEQSEF, encoded by the coding sequence ATGAAGATTTTAAAATACTTATTTCTTTTACTATTACTAAGTTTAGTTGCCCTTACCGTTTTTGTTGCTACCCAAAAAGGGATTTTTTCTGTAGAAAGAAGCAAAGTCATCAATTCGCCAAAAGCTGCTGTATACAATTATGTAAATGATTTTAGAAATTACGAAGATTTTGAATCGTGGGCAGTTGAAGATCCAACACTACAATTTACTTTCCCAAATAAAACTTCCGGTAACGGAGGTTCTTTTTACTGGTCTGGCGAAGAAGGAACAGGAAACGCTGTTACCCTAAAAACAAAAGACGGAGAAAGCATTGAGCAAAAAATGAAATACGACGGTACAGAAGCTGATGTTACCTGGACTTTTAAAGATACTTTAGCAGGAAAAACAAAAGTTACCTGGAAAGCAAAAGGAACAATGAGCTTTTTATTTAAAGTTTATGCAGCTTTAAACGGCGGTTCTGATAAAGTTATTGGAACTATTTATGAAAAGAGTCTTGCCAACATCGACAAGAATCTGGATTACGAAACTAAAACATATGCCGTACAGGTAAACGGAGTAGTAAAGAAAACTGAAACTCCTTATATCAAACAGACTTTTACAAGTGAAATCCCAAAGATTAATAAAAATGCCCGAATTGTAATTCCAAAACTTATTCACTTTAGCGAAACTAACGGCTTAAGTACAAGCGGGAAACCCTTCATTATCTACCATACTTATGACACTGCAAAAGGACTGGCGAAAATTTCTATTTGTTTACCAATAAACAAAGAAATTTCTATTAGTTCTGGAAGTGATATTTTATCTGGAAAACTAAATGCTTTTGATGCTGTAAAAACTACTTTAAAAGGCGACTACAGCCATACAAATGAAGCAATTGCAAAAACAACAGCTTATATTAACAATGAAAAAATAATCCCTGAATTAAGCTGGTCGCATCTGGAAGTTTTAGAAGCAAGCAGACTAGATGTAAAAAGTCCATCTAAATTAATTACAGATATTTATTTCCCAATTAAACCAAAAGTGGTTCCTGCTGCGGTTACCACACCAGATTACTCAACAGAGACAGGAACCGAAACTGCTCCGGCAAAACCAGCGGTGCAAAAACCTGTTACACAAAAGCCAGCAGCACCTGCAGCGGCTACTCCAGCCGCAAAACCAGAAGAAGAACAGTCTGAATTTTAA